Proteins encoded within one genomic window of Pigmentiphaga sp. H8:
- a CDS encoding peroxiredoxin, protein MTIKVGDRVPDGTLTEFIAVETEGCSLGPNAFQVADLVKGKKIAVFAVPGAFTPTCSAKHVPSYLQNHDALKAKGVDEIWCVATNDAFVMGAWAKDQGSQGKVRMLADGSAKWTKALGLEFDLTERGMGVRSQRYSMLLDDGAVKVLNVEAPGKYEISDAETLLKQL, encoded by the coding sequence ATGACCATCAAAGTAGGCGATCGCGTCCCCGACGGTACCCTGACCGAGTTCATCGCCGTGGAGACCGAGGGCTGCTCGCTCGGCCCCAACGCGTTCCAGGTCGCGGATCTGGTCAAGGGCAAGAAGATTGCCGTGTTTGCCGTGCCGGGCGCCTTCACGCCCACCTGCTCGGCCAAGCACGTGCCCAGCTACCTGCAGAACCATGACGCCCTGAAGGCCAAGGGCGTGGACGAGATCTGGTGCGTGGCCACCAACGACGCGTTCGTGATGGGTGCCTGGGCCAAGGACCAGGGCAGCCAGGGCAAGGTCCGCATGCTGGCCGACGGTTCGGCCAAGTGGACCAAGGCGCTGGGCCTGGAGTTCGACCTGACCGAGCGTGGCATGGGCGTGCGTTCGCAGCGCTATTCCATGCTGCTGGACGACGGCGCCGTCAAGGTGCTGAACGTCGAGGCGCCCGGCAAGTACGAAATCAGCGACGCGGAAACCTTGCTCAAGCAGCTGTAA
- the ftsZ gene encoding cell division protein FtsZ yields the protein MMKFEMLDTDTRGTVIKVVGVGGAGGNAVAHMIRRGVQGVEFICANTDMQALSHTNAPVQIRLGRSGLGAGAKPEQGRAAAETAREEIRDALQGANMVFITAGMGGGTGTGAGPVVAEVAKELGILTVAVVTKPFNFEGSKRMRMAEEGIDALTEHVHSLIVVLNENLYELLGEDATQEDCFKSADDILHNACAGIAEIINVDGNVNVDFEDVKTIMSEQGKAMMGTGIASGVDRARVASEQAIACPLLEGIDLNGARGVLVNITASRSLKMRETREIMDTIRSYAAEDATVIFGVSYDDAMGEDLRVTVVATGLGRTKAKPQLVQNTMQQLRTGTDNVPAYNAQAGGTNYHDYDTPTVFRNPRDASMRVQALESSGMEHLDIPAFLRKQAD from the coding sequence ATTATGAAATTCGAAATGCTAGACACCGATACCCGTGGAACGGTCATCAAGGTGGTGGGTGTGGGCGGCGCCGGCGGCAACGCCGTTGCTCACATGATCCGTCGCGGCGTGCAGGGCGTGGAGTTCATCTGCGCCAACACCGACATGCAGGCGCTGTCGCATACCAACGCGCCGGTGCAGATCCGCCTGGGCCGCAGCGGCCTGGGCGCCGGCGCCAAGCCCGAGCAGGGCCGCGCCGCCGCCGAGACCGCCCGCGAAGAAATCCGCGACGCGCTGCAGGGCGCCAACATGGTGTTCATCACCGCCGGCATGGGCGGCGGCACCGGTACCGGTGCCGGCCCGGTGGTGGCCGAGGTCGCCAAGGAACTCGGCATCCTGACGGTGGCCGTGGTGACCAAGCCCTTCAACTTCGAAGGCAGCAAGCGCATGCGCATGGCCGAGGAAGGCATCGACGCCCTGACGGAGCACGTGCATTCGCTGATCGTCGTGCTGAACGAGAACCTGTACGAACTGCTGGGCGAAGACGCCACGCAGGAAGACTGCTTCAAGTCCGCCGACGACATCCTGCACAACGCCTGCGCCGGCATCGCCGAGATCATCAACGTGGACGGCAACGTCAACGTCGACTTCGAAGACGTCAAGACCATCATGAGCGAGCAGGGCAAGGCCATGATGGGCACCGGCATCGCCAGCGGCGTGGACCGCGCCCGCGTGGCGTCCGAGCAGGCCATCGCGTGCCCGCTGCTGGAAGGCATCGACCTGAACGGCGCCCGCGGCGTGCTGGTCAACATCACCGCCAGCCGTTCGCTGAAGATGCGCGAGACCCGCGAGATCATGGACACCATCCGCAGCTACGCCGCGGAAGACGCCACCGTGATCTTCGGCGTGTCGTACGACGATGCGATGGGCGAAGACCTGCGCGTCACCGTCGTGGCGACCGGCCTGGGCCGCACCAAGGCCAAGCCGCAGCTGGTGCAGAACACCATGCAGCAACTGCGCACGGGCACGGACAACGTCCCGGCCTACAACGCCCAGGCGGGTGGCACCAACTACCACGACTACGACACGCCCACGGTCTTCCGCAACCCGCGGGATGCGTCGATGCGCGTGCAGGCGCTGGAAAGCTCGGGCATGGAGCACCTGGACATCCCGGCGTTCCTGCGCAAGCAGGCGGACTGA
- a CDS encoding LysR substrate-binding domain-containing protein — MARLDWYIRANLKPRHLQLLVALDELRNLGKVAASLNITQPAVSLALSELEKGLGFKLFDRTARGVQPNVYGECLIRQARVMLNTLAQTRDELRALLSGASGRAALGAMPAMTSALVPQALAALKRVSPTTTVHVQEGSMNTLLPQLRRGDLDVLVGRLSSWPSADFEEAPLFEGSSMVVVGRQHPLAGASSLHWRDLAPYPWILPPVASLPREPLEAVFQEHDIAMPSDYIETLSVPVIATYLQSTQAVGLLSRVAARHYSDLGMLAILPLELPGLLRPIGLTWSKQRALSPASERLMRCLREVSADYGPPPTPFGRPPGGDAGGPEGKPTPTPFGRPPQGGDAGGPAKPDPPHPGSSTVILGGGTVAIAGCQR, encoded by the coding sequence ATGGCGAGACTCGACTGGTACATCCGCGCCAACCTCAAGCCGCGCCACCTCCAATTGCTGGTGGCGCTGGACGAGCTGCGCAACCTGGGCAAGGTCGCCGCCAGCCTCAACATCACCCAGCCGGCGGTGTCACTGGCGCTGTCCGAGCTGGAGAAAGGCCTGGGCTTCAAGCTGTTCGACCGCACGGCCCGGGGGGTGCAACCCAACGTCTACGGCGAATGCCTGATCCGCCAGGCCCGCGTGATGCTCAACACCCTGGCCCAGACCCGCGACGAGTTGCGCGCGCTGCTGTCCGGCGCATCCGGCCGGGCCGCGCTGGGCGCCATGCCCGCGATGACTTCGGCGCTGGTGCCCCAGGCCCTGGCCGCCCTCAAGCGGGTTTCGCCCACGACCACGGTGCACGTGCAGGAAGGCTCGATGAACACGCTGCTGCCGCAGTTGCGGCGCGGCGACCTGGACGTCCTGGTGGGCCGCCTGTCCAGTTGGCCGTCGGCGGACTTCGAGGAAGCTCCGCTGTTCGAGGGGTCGAGCATGGTCGTCGTGGGCCGCCAGCATCCACTGGCCGGGGCGTCGTCCCTGCACTGGCGCGACCTGGCCCCCTATCCCTGGATTCTGCCGCCGGTCGCGTCCCTGCCCCGGGAACCGCTGGAGGCCGTGTTCCAGGAACACGACATCGCCATGCCCAGCGACTACATCGAAACCCTGTCGGTGCCGGTCATCGCGACCTACCTCCAGTCCACCCAGGCCGTCGGCCTGCTGTCCCGCGTCGCGGCGCGGCACTACAGCGATCTCGGCATGCTGGCCATCCTGCCGCTGGAACTCCCCGGCCTGTTGCGCCCCATCGGCCTGACCTGGAGCAAGCAGCGCGCGCTGTCCCCCGCCAGCGAACGCCTGATGCGCTGCCTGCGGGAGGTCTCGGCCGATTATGGTCCCCCCCCTACGCCCTTCGGGCGCCCCCCAGGGGGCGATGCGGGTGGACCGGAAGGGAAGCCCACCCCCACGCCCTTCGGGCGCCCCCCTCAAGGGGGCGATGCGGGTGGACCGGCAAAGCCGGATCCACCGCATCCTGGGTCTAGTACCGTTATCTTGGGGGGAGGCACGGTTGCTATCGCTGGCTGCCAGCGGTAG
- a CDS encoding DciA family protein — protein MIETFRTRPAAPFRKRRKPQTQADPAQYTATLACLGRDGKGASLLGTARRLLDLQRQVCAALPAPLGPACHVLRFEDGQLTLGVPAAAHSAKLRQLAPRLVAALEKQGWQVNGIAVRVQATLTRLEETELSRPAPRAPTRQATELGTQTLAELKKRLPPPTR, from the coding sequence GTGATCGAAACTTTTCGTACCCGGCCCGCCGCGCCCTTCCGGAAGCGGCGCAAGCCGCAGACCCAGGCAGATCCCGCGCAGTACACCGCCACGCTGGCGTGCCTGGGACGTGACGGCAAGGGTGCCAGCCTGCTGGGCACCGCCCGCCGCCTGCTGGACCTGCAACGCCAGGTCTGCGCCGCCCTGCCCGCGCCCCTGGGCCCAGCCTGCCACGTGCTGCGCTTCGAGGATGGCCAATTGACGCTGGGCGTACCGGCCGCGGCCCATTCGGCCAAACTGCGCCAGCTGGCGCCCCGGCTGGTGGCGGCCTTGGAAAAGCAAGGGTGGCAGGTTAACGGAATCGCCGTCCGCGTTCAAGCAACGCTTACCCGCCTGGAAGAGACCGAATTGTCCCGCCCGGCCCCGCGGGCCCCGACTCGCCAGGCCACCGAGCTGGGCACCCAGACCCTGGCCGAACTGAAAAAGAGGTTACCCCCCCCTACGCGCTGA
- a CDS encoding M23 family metallopeptidase — MQIIIVHPRLSEARTLTITPRFAAGMIAAIGAALILGAVLLNYAASGIAWPWSDSGLSERSREEARQQAVLRENINLLAKRVGEMQAKLMQLDALGERVAGLAGVSPAFSAKGVPGRGGLLVSPQPMSPQDVSSELDHLEAQLAERSDYLSVLDAQLTTLSVRKAMTPTVMPVTQGYNGSSFGWRVDPFTGTRSLHEGVDFSAPSGTSIVAAAGGVVQVAEFHSGYGYMIDIDHGNDLVTRYAHASKLLVKPGDLVKRGQRIAAVGSTGRSTGSHLHFEVRLGGVAVNPNNFLTHGPGKQPVEPFSKVVTLPAPGPLD, encoded by the coding sequence GTGCAGATCATCATAGTGCATCCGCGCCTGTCCGAGGCGAGGACGCTGACCATAACCCCCCGTTTCGCCGCGGGGATGATCGCCGCAATCGGTGCCGCCCTGATTCTCGGGGCCGTACTGTTGAATTACGCCGCGTCCGGCATCGCCTGGCCCTGGAGCGATTCCGGCCTGTCCGAGCGCAGCCGCGAAGAAGCCCGCCAGCAGGCGGTGCTGCGCGAGAACATCAACCTGCTCGCCAAGCGCGTGGGTGAAATGCAGGCCAAGCTGATGCAGCTCGATGCGCTGGGCGAGCGCGTCGCCGGCCTGGCGGGGGTGTCCCCGGCGTTTTCCGCCAAGGGCGTGCCGGGCCGCGGCGGGCTGCTGGTGTCGCCGCAGCCCATGTCGCCCCAGGACGTCAGCTCCGAACTCGATCATCTCGAAGCCCAACTGGCCGAGCGCTCCGACTATCTCAGCGTCCTGGACGCGCAATTGACGACCCTGTCGGTGCGCAAGGCCATGACGCCCACCGTCATGCCCGTCACGCAGGGGTACAACGGTTCCTCGTTCGGCTGGCGGGTCGATCCCTTCACCGGTACGCGCTCCCTGCACGAAGGGGTGGATTTCTCCGCGCCGTCGGGCACTTCCATCGTGGCGGCGGCGGGCGGCGTCGTGCAGGTGGCCGAATTCCATTCCGGCTACGGCTACATGATAGACATCGACCACGGCAATGACCTGGTCACCCGCTATGCCCATGCGTCGAAGCTGCTGGTCAAGCCGGGCGACCTGGTCAAGCGCGGCCAGCGCATCGCCGCCGTCGGCAGCACCGGCCGCTCCACCGGCTCCCACCTGCATTTCGAGGTGCGGCTGGGCGGCGTCGCCGTCAACCCCAACAACTTCCTGACCCACGGCCCCGGCAAACAGCCCGTCGAACCGTTCTCCAAGGTCGTCACCCTGCCAGCCCCCGGACCGCTGGACTAG
- the lpxC gene encoding UDP-3-O-acyl-N-acetylglucosamine deacetylase, whose product MLCQRTIKSVTRTTGVGLHSGRRVEITLRPAAPNTGIVFHRIDLPEPVDLPASAMAVGDTRMASVLQQGDVRVSTVEHLMSACAGLGIDNLHVDLTAEEVPIMDGSAGTFVFLLQSAGIEEQNAAKEFIRVLEPVEVREGEGASAKWARLEPYDGFSLAFSIDFHHPAIDATSNFAEIDFAKHSYIKEIARARTFGFMQDVENLRAAGLARGGSLDNAIVMDEFRVLNSDGLRYDDEFVKHKILDAIGDLYLVGKPLIARYVAHKSGHGMNNQLVRALLERRHAWELATFESKSVAPQAFREDWVTV is encoded by the coding sequence ATGCTTTGCCAGCGCACAATAAAAAGCGTCACTCGAACCACCGGAGTCGGTCTGCATTCCGGGCGGCGCGTCGAGATCACGCTGCGTCCGGCGGCGCCCAATACCGGCATCGTCTTCCACCGCATCGACCTGCCCGAACCCGTCGACCTGCCCGCTTCCGCGATGGCCGTCGGCGACACGCGCATGGCGTCGGTGCTGCAGCAGGGGGACGTGCGGGTCTCCACCGTCGAACACCTGATGTCCGCCTGCGCGGGCCTGGGCATCGACAATCTGCACGTGGACCTGACGGCCGAGGAAGTGCCCATCATGGACGGCAGCGCGGGTACCTTCGTGTTCCTGCTGCAATCGGCGGGCATCGAGGAACAGAACGCGGCCAAGGAATTCATCCGGGTGCTGGAGCCGGTCGAAGTGCGCGAGGGCGAAGGCGCCTCCGCCAAATGGGCTCGGCTCGAACCCTATGACGGCTTCTCGCTGGCCTTCTCCATCGACTTCCACCATCCGGCCATCGATGCCACGTCGAATTTCGCCGAAATCGACTTCGCCAAGCATTCCTACATCAAGGAAATCGCGCGCGCCCGCACCTTCGGTTTCATGCAGGACGTGGAAAACCTCCGCGCCGCGGGCCTGGCGCGCGGCGGCAGCCTGGACAATGCCATTGTGATGGACGAATTCCGCGTCCTGAACAGCGATGGGCTCCGCTACGACGACGAGTTCGTCAAGCACAAGATCCTGGACGCCATCGGCGACCTGTACCTGGTGGGCAAGCCCCTGATCGCCCGCTACGTGGCCCACAAGTCGGGCCACGGCATGAACAACCAGCTCGTGCGCGCCCTGCTGGAGCGCCGCCACGCCTGGGAACTGGCCACCTTCGAATCGAAGTCGGTCGCCCCCCAAGCCTTCCGCGAAGACTGGGTGACCGTGTGA